The genome window TGGTTTCAACCTGCTGGCTGTTTTTGCTGGAATAGGAAAAAAGGCGCCCAATATAGGGAAGATCTCCCAACAGAGGCACCTTGCGGTCTACATCAGATTTTGTAGCTTCTGTGAGTCCGCCAATAGCGGCAGTCTGGCCATCTTCAAGGCCAAAAACAGTTTCAATGGTTTTGGTGCTTTTTCCCCAGAATGCTGTTCCGTCCGGGGCCAAAGTAGGATCTGAGTCCAATCGATCCAATGTCGGCTGAATTCGCACGGTGATGTTGTCTTCGGTATTGATGGTTGGAGTCACCTCAACCCGTACCCCGTCTTCAAAGTATGGCTCGGTTTCATCCAGCGAATAAACCGTTGTCGACTGAGAATCACCGGCCGTCTGGATCACCCCTTTAATATTCGGTTTTTTGGCTCCGATATGAATCGATGCGGTTTCCTCGTTAGCGACAATAATTTTTGGATTTGAGACCACGCGAGCTCCGGACATTTCTTTCAGAGCTGAGAGAACCACGTTAAAATCATCAGCATTGAGTGTGGCCGCCAGAGTTTTACCAACCACACTGGAATCGATTGATTCAGTGGTTGGAATCAAACCGAACAAACGATGCAAGCTGGAATCATTTCCCGGGCGCGCATAATAGGTTGTCCCGTCATACAGCGAATACTGTCCAGGATTATTTGGATCTTCCAGCCAAAGCGCATTGTCCGGGGCTTCTTCAAGCTTTTCAAAGGGCCGACCAGCAATATCTTTAAAATAGTTCTCATTATCAGCACGACTCTCATCGTACGCATAGTTTCCGCTAATCCCACCAGCACCGACACTGTATCCGCCCAACACGTTCCAGTCGATTCCGAGCTGTTCGGAAGCGCTGTCGCTAAGCTCCAAAAATTTGGCTTCAATAAAGACCTGCTCGCGCGGCAGATCAACTGCCTGCACAATCTGTTCAAGATCATTAATCATTTTGGCCGTTCCCTGTGCCACAATACTGTTGCGAGCCGGATAGGTGGAAATCTGCCCACCATCCTTTTTCACCAGGAGATCAACCATCGCCACAACTTCATTCACCGTAGCGTAGTTCAGCTTGAAAACCTTGATTTCCATCGGTTCCGGGGCATCAGCCGAACGTTCCCGAATGCTGTACACTTCGCTTCCGGGAATTTTTTCGACCAGTTCCAACCCATGTGTATCCAAAATCGCTTTTAACGCCGGTTTCCATTCCACGTTGTCAAGATTCACATCAACCCGTTTGGGGTTCTCTTCATCCAGCATATCAGGAACAATGATATTGGCGTTGGAAAGCCGGCTAAACAAACGCACAACATCCTGAAGCTCAACATCTTTCAAACTAAGAGAAATCAGACCGCCACTGATTTCCGCGCCGGCAGTCATATCATCCATGATTCCAATCTCGACGGTCTCTACGGGCGGCTCTTCTGCATCCTCTTCCACGACAACTGCCGTTTCCGGCTCAATGTCTGTTACCGGCTCAGGTTCTATGGCCGGATCTGCCGCTGCTTCAGATTCAGTCACCAAATTTGTATCGATGGCTAAAGCAGCTTCTGAAACAGAAAGTTCTTCGCTGACACTCTCAGGAACCGGATCAGGCAAAGCAGGCTCGTTCCGGTTAACAGGCTTTGGTATTTCGATGGATTCCGTGTCCGGCGCAACGGGAACCTTGACCGCGTCTTGAGCAAACAGTATGGCAGCACATGCGCCACTAAGAGTGAGGGCTGTTAGAACTTTCTTCATCTTTTATCTCCTGGCTGAAATCCGAGGGTCCTGTTGTTGACTTCTAAACGGTCCAGACCAATGGTTCCGTTTGAATTCACTTTTCTAAGCTTCCATGAATAAGTCCGATTGTTATGGATCATTTCAATCACATCGCCCTCTTCCTTGATCTGTCCGTTGATGATCGCGGCGGCTTTATTCCCCATACGGCTGGTTGCCGTAACCTGGATCAGAGATTCGGGAACAGTCCAATCGGAATCGACCGGCGCGGCTGATGATGCGGAGAAGTCTCCTCCCTTGCCGGATTTCCAATCTTCCGGAAAATAACCGACAGGCCAAAACGGATCGCGCAACGGCTCCAAAGTAAATTCCAGGTTCTGGTCCTGCTGACCATCAGCATGTGCACCCCCGGCCAACAGACCCAGCAGAAGCATTGCAATCAGTTTTGTTCTATCCCTGTAATCCATTTGTTAATTTCCTGTCCTTCAAAATCATCTCAACCAGAAGCAATTCCTGTACCGGAATCAGATCAGATACTCCCCCGCTCAATCTGAAGAGAAGAGGGCCACTGCAGCACGATTCTTACCTGATGCTGTTCAGGACTGTCCGGCAGCATACTGATGTCTACGTCTTTCACGCGTACCAAAGGATTTCCCTGCTCAATACGCCATAAAAATTCAACCAGCTGATTATAATTACACTGGGTTGACAACCTGATCTCATAATTATGGTCTTCCGCCTTCTTGTCGGCATCGCTCACGTAATTGATTTCTTCAAGGCTGTCGAGTTCCACGCCGGCTTTTACAGATCGGAGGGAAATGTATTCATAGGCCCATGCATAACGGTCCGACACGGTCGGCGTGTGCACACTCAGGTCATCCAGTTTCTGGACCGTTTCCTGCAGAGTTTCCGTTACAATTTCCGCACGGGCAATCACCATTCGAGCGTCATCAATTTTCCCCTGCAAGGCTTCCAGCTCCTCTTTTGGAGACTGCCCGCCGGCATTAGAAACACTGCGACCGCTGATGAAGTGGATCAAAATAAAAACCTGAGCAATCGCCAGAATTACCGTAACAACAACCATCTGCTGCTGTTTTTTTGTCAGAGCCGACCAATTCATTTTACTTTATCCTCCTGCGCCCGGCGTCCTTCCATAGCGAAGGTCCATACATCTCCCGCTTCACGTTCAGATGAGATTAATCGGACATCGCCGCAGAACCCGGTAATATCCCGGTTGCTGTTGAGTTTGCGTCTGGCCTCCACGGCCACCAGCTCCCCTAAAGCCCGGCCACTCAGGCGCAATATGTAATATGAGGGCTGGTCGTCCGTTTCGTCTTCCAGAATACCGGCACGCAAAGACCGGAGCTGTATCATATCCGGAATTTCACCCTGGGTTTCCCGAAGAATTTTATACATTGCTGCACTGCCGCCTTTGGCCCAGACATCGAGACGCTCGATGGTTTTGCGATTTGTTTCAGCGGCAGCACCGTTTGCCCGGATCACAGCAGCCAAAGGACTAACTCGATCCCATTCCCGACGAGCCCGTTTCAGGTTTGCATTCTGAGTCGCCTTGGAAATCCCGGCGAGAGAAAGAACCAGTACGGTGGTTCCAACCAGTACACCCACGGATCCCAGCACCATCACTTTCATGCTGACGATGCCCTGATAGCGCCGCTCCGTCTTTTTCAAAAGATCAACCTGCAGGCTCATACGACCTCCAATCCGGCCAGCGCTGCTCCCACCGCTGCCGCGAAACGAGATTCCTGACCTTTAAAGCTTGCGGGGAACACATCATCGACGCCGTCCAGTTTATCAAAAGGGCTCCACACTACCGGCACGAGGCCGGTCACCTCCTGGACCGCATTCTGCCAATGAACCGAACTGGCTTCTCCGCCCGAAAGATACACTCCGGACAACGTCGTTTTTGTCTGCCGTTCTACAAATTCGCGATAAATCGAAAGCTGTTTAACAAAAGGTGCGAGTGCCGTCCGAACCGGAGCGGTCACATCCACAGAGCCGTCAGCCAGAATGCTGCCGGCCATCTCGGCATCCACACCCAGAGCCATTTGAACCTGTTTACGAAGATTTCCCCCTCCTGCCTCAAATCGGTTTACAAGCTGGAGCTGGTTTTTATGCAAAAAGGCTGCATAAGTATAATTCATGCCGATTTCCAGCAGACAGACCGTCTGTCCGGCAGTCTGCTTGCCGCGATTGAACAGAAACGCGGAAAACGAGGCCAACCCGGAAAGTTCCATGGAATGGGGAGCGGGAGCTCCATTGGCAAACAATTCCAAATAACGGTGCACGGAGATTTCTGGAAATGCCACGCCAAGAATACTACTCTCGCGCTTGCCGCGGCCTTCTGCCAAAATCCGGCCGGCCACTCGGTATTCGTCCGAAACACTCAGGTTGTCACGAATGACATCCTGCAGATTTTCGTTGTCCTGAAACGCGTGGCCAAAGACCCGAAGGCGGGCATCCTGAGAGCCCGTACAAATCGCCATATAATATGCGGCAAGGCTTTTCGGAAGTTCCGGACGTTCCCCGGCTTCTAAATTCACAGCGGGTAGAATATCCGCACCGGACAGCAGAACCCGGTCTTTGACTTTTTTAAGACGAACGGCTTTGACGCCGCTGCTGGCAAAATCGAGAGCAAGCAAACTGGAAAGCCGCCTCTGTTTTTGCTCCGTATTTTTCTGAGATGATTTCTTTTTTTTCAGGTCCATTGTCTTCGTACTCTATTCTTCTCCGTCCCGTGTTGCGTGTGTAACCCATACTACGGCGGAACCAATTAGAATGAAAAGCACGATTGATACCAAAATCTTTTTTTTGACACTTTTTTCAGCAGAA of Tichowtungia aerotolerans contains these proteins:
- a CDS encoding type II secretion system protein GspD; the encoded protein is MKKVLTALTLSGACAAILFAQDAVKVPVAPDTESIEIPKPVNRNEPALPDPVPESVSEELSVSEAALAIDTNLVTESEAAADPAIEPEPVTDIEPETAVVVEEDAEEPPVETVEIGIMDDMTAGAEISGGLISLSLKDVELQDVVRLFSRLSNANIIVPDMLDEENPKRVDVNLDNVEWKPALKAILDTHGLELVEKIPGSEVYSIRERSADAPEPMEIKVFKLNYATVNEVVAMVDLLVKKDGGQISTYPARNSIVAQGTAKMINDLEQIVQAVDLPREQVFIEAKFLELSDSASEQLGIDWNVLGGYSVGAGGISGNYAYDESRADNENYFKDIAGRPFEKLEEAPDNALWLEDPNNPGQYSLYDGTTYYARPGNDSSLHRLFGLIPTTESIDSSVVGKTLAATLNADDFNVVLSALKEMSGARVVSNPKIIVANEETASIHIGAKKPNIKGVIQTAGDSQSTTVYSLDETEPYFEDGVRVEVTPTINTEDNITVRIQPTLDRLDSDPTLAPDGTAFWGKSTKTIETVFGLEDGQTAAIGGLTEATKSDVDRKVPLLGDLPYIGRLFSYSSKNSQQVETIIFVTVGMANPHSLAFETGLPEDSSLAMRHRAEASTERAIKQEELKILQAVESDRLQERLTKLREAEEKRVESLNE
- the pilM gene encoding pilus assembly protein PilM; this encodes MDLKKKKSSQKNTEQKQRRLSSLLALDFASSGVKAVRLKKVKDRVLLSGADILPAVNLEAGERPELPKSLAAYYMAICTGSQDARLRVFGHAFQDNENLQDVIRDNLSVSDEYRVAGRILAEGRGKRESSILGVAFPEISVHRYLELFANGAPAPHSMELSGLASFSAFLFNRGKQTAGQTVCLLEIGMNYTYAAFLHKNQLQLVNRFEAGGGNLRKQVQMALGVDAEMAGSILADGSVDVTAPVRTALAPFVKQLSIYREFVERQTKTTLSGVYLSGGEASSVHWQNAVQEVTGLVPVVWSPFDKLDGVDDVFPASFKGQESRFAAAVGAALAGLEVV